From Magnolia sinica isolate HGM2019 chromosome 13, MsV1, whole genome shotgun sequence, one genomic window encodes:
- the LOC131222574 gene encoding uncharacterized protein LOC131222574 codes for MAVALSISHSFHTKNISSILYNKPNSRLQLSVSCQSRGPAGPTDSKEGGDEEKGEKKKKPWVLRIYGEVGKLGEGLKESLSPKRKGDWKDVMLMSLSFAVYVYISQKIVCAYCAWMAMLKHP; via the coding sequence ATGGCTGTTGCTCTCTCAATCAGCCATTCCTTCCACACCAAAAACATCAGTTCAATTCTCTACAACAAACCCAATTCCAGGCTTCAACTCTCAGTCTCTTGCCAAAGCCGGGGCCCGGCAGGGCCTACCGATTCAAAGGAAGGAGGAGATGAAGAgaagggagagaagaagaagaagccttggGTTTTGAGGATTTATGGTGAGGTTGGGAAATTAGGTGAGGGGTTGAAGGAGAGTCTGAGCCCAAAGCGGAAGGGAGATTGGAAGGATGTGATGCTCATGAGCTTATCATTTGCAGTTTATGTTTACATATCTCAGAAGATTGTGTGTGCTTATTGTGCTTGGATGGCAATGCTCAAACATCCATAG
- the LOC131222575 gene encoding protein OBERON 4-like: MKRQRSYGEDLAAVGDKGVLKDWGRRGQDPDRSFAHRRFCPKADGGRRGSYDRSLDDDRELGRPSWKRFDHESDGFDRRKGFDRYDRMMPASSPRNVYCGPEKIHRSESFSRRDFPKGFRSWREPTLRKENVSSWRRSVGNGGKDVDEDPRSGNRVGSEDRGSSRSSAGSRDVGKSPPWSKDSSVEQSKSIELEKMEEANGESNRGSEMEEGELEPDPELKPEQEPQKEAGSTKCQTRSGMKMEDAESSDGEKLEIEGKQEDEMFEAVTGTSRAEEVNEVPDCEVDTAVELLERDEDVEAKGSREKDENAEEECTGLPSPYHEPESRRKEEINEEISIEKPLPLEEEQKQGRSTDLGIKAGGANLPNPNKEATEENDTPKLPLRLMTDELTDKGKDKGKGLAVSTPDEGNSMEVGGWMTRDLMVGRDDVMAGPSTGSLELFLFSDVTRQESKNHSGDSQNKDERLRMEPLELSLGLPGISIAPASHNPVEAPKLPSHAPNSPTHGRSVHSLPTTFRTSSDGFTASISCSGSQTLFHNPSCSLTHNSFENYEQSVGSHPIFQGVDQVPHITRHGQSSNEPKCKEISLCPRMLQNGNGARHASQATRGRLNSQAVQGQYVKVSEGSTGIPNGMDQRLILSRQLSGQLRQDDVKSPPHSVGSHETRSEHTKDRKQVMRESNSGSLLTIGQRETGQLVLNGTNVFERIIAGIVSEPIQIMAGRIEKMTDQSISSLKESVNEIIHNRDKHKQLRALQEALQRRSDLTLGALMNCHRVQVEILVALKTGLRDFLRPDYNIPSSVLVEIFLNLKCRNLACQSMLSMDECDCKFCVQKNGFCRDCMCLVCSKFDMASNTCSWVGCDVCYHWCHTDCGLRDSHIRNGLSVMGAQGTTEMQFHCIACDHPSEMFGFVKEVFKTCAQDWKAETLSKELEYVRRIFHASEDARGKQLHDVAVQMLVKLENKSNLTEVYSSIISFLTESDSKFGNSPSTISVKELYQTNPGEGSNGIVGPSQEAARLRYASTEKARAGENSGSILPRFDWDRMGNQTGVPELQPKVEKRPVVDELESIVRIKQAEAEMFQARADNARREAEGLKRIANAKNEKFEREHAIRISKLCLVEAEERRKQKLEELQVLEKAHLEYFNMKMRMETDIKDLLLKMEATKRNLHT, translated from the exons ATGAAGCGACAGAGATCGTACGGCGAAGATCTCGCCGCCGTCGGTGACAAGGGTGTTCTTAAGGATTGGGGACGGAGGGGCCAAGATCCGGACCGTTCGTTCGCTCACCGTCGATTCTGTCCGAAAGCTGATGGTGGACGGAGGGGATCTTATGATCGGTCTCTTGACGATGATCGAGAGCTCGGGAGGCCCTCCTGGAAGCGGTTCGACCATGAATCCGATGGTTTTGATCGGAGGAAGGGGTTTGATCGGTACGATCGGATGATGCCAGCTTCTTCCCCGCGGAACGTCTACTGTGGGCCTGAGAagattcaccgatctgaaagctTTTCCAGGCGAGACTTTCCGAAAGGGTTTCGGTCATGGAGGGAACCCACGTTGCGGAAGGAGAACGTCTCGTCGTGGCGGAGATCAGTTGGGAATGGCGGGAAAGATGTCGATGAGGATCCGAGGAGTGGGAATCGGGTCGGGTCTGAGGATAGAGGGAGTTCAAGGTCGTCTGCTGGGTCTAGAGATGTTGGGAAGTCGCCGCCATGGTCTAAGGACTCCAGTGTTGAGCAGTCGAAGAGCATCGAGTTGGAGAAGATGGAAGAAGCCAATGGGGAGAGCAATAGGGGCAGTGAAATGGAAGAAGGGGAGCTTGAACCCGATCCTGAACTGAAGCCTGAGCAAGAGCCACAGAAGGAGGCAGGGTCCACGAAATGTCAGACAAGGTCAGGAATGAAAATGGAGGACGCGGAATCATCCGATGGTGAGAAATTGGAGATTGAGGGAAAACAGGAAGACGAAATGTTTGAGGCAGTGACAGGAACAAGTAGGGCTGAGGAAGTCAATGAGGTGCCAGATTGTGAGGTTGACACTGCAGTTGAATTGCTTGAGAGGGACGAAGATGTTGAAGCTAAGGGAAGCAGAGAAAAGGATGAAAATGCCGAGGAAGAATGCACCGGTTTACCTTCCCCTTACCATGAACCTGAAAGCAGGAGGAAAGAGGAAATCAATGAGGAAATAAGTATTGAGAAACCCTTGCCTTTGGAGGAGGAACAGAAACAAGGAAGAAGCACAGACCTCGGAATCAAAGCAGGGGGTGCTAATTTGCCCAATCCAAATAAGGAAGCTACAGAAGAGAATGACACACCCAAGTTACCTTTGAGGTTGATGACAGATGAGCTGACTGATAAAGGAAAGGACAAAGGTAAAGGACTGGCCGTTTCAACCCCCGATGAAGGGAATTCTATGGAAGTTGGTGGGTGGATGACAAGAGATTTGATGGTGGGCAGAGATGATGTTATGGCAGGACCGAGCACTGGGAGCCTTGAGTTATTTTTATTCTCCGATGTTACAAGACAGGAGAGTAAAAACCATTCAGGTGACAGTCAGAACAAGGATGAGAGGTTGAGAATGGAGCCACTCGAATTGTCTCTTGGTTTGCCAGGTATTTCAATAGCTCCTGCTTCCCACAATCCAGTCGAAGCTCCCAAATTGCCAAGCCATGCTCCAAATTCCCCTACTCATGGGAGAAGTGTGCACTCTTTGCCTACCACATTCCGTACAAGCTCGGATGGGTTTACTGCATCAATTTCTTGTTCAGGTTCGCAGACATTGTTCCACAACCCAAGCTGCTCTCTCACACACAACTCATTTGAAAACTATGAACAGTCTGTTGGCAGCCATCCTATATTTCAAGGAGTTGATCAAGTTCCGCACATCACTCGGCATGGTCAGTCCTCCAATGAGCCAAAATGCAAAGAAATTTCGTTGTGTCCAAGGATGCTACAGAATGGGAACGGGGCTCGTCATGCTTCTCAAGCAACACGGGGCAGGTTAAATTCTCAAGCTGTGCAAGGGCAGTATGTGAAGGTGTCAGAAGGAAGTACTGGAATACCTAATGGCATGGATCAGCGGTTGATTCTTTCAAGGCAATTGTCTGGACAATTGAGGCAAGATGATGTCAAGTCCCCCCCACACAGTGTTGGTTCCCATGAAACTAGATCAGAGCATACGAAGGATAGGAAGCAGGTGATGAGAGAGAGTAACAGTGGTAGTCTATTGACGATTGGTCAGAGGGAAACGGGACAGCTTGTTCTGAATGGCACTAATGTTTTTGAGAGAATAATTGCTGGCATTGTATCAGAACCAATACAAATAATGGCTGGGAGAATCGAAAAAATGACAGATCAGTCCATATCATCTCTAAAGGAGAGCGTTAATGAGATAATACATAATAGAGATAAGCACAAGCAATTACGGGCATTGCAGGAAGCACTTCAAAGGAGGTCCGACCTTACACTGGGGGCATTAATGAATTGTCATCGGGTGCAGGTGGAGATCCTTGTGGCTCTTAAGACTGGCCTTCGGGATTTCCTTCGGCCAGACTATAATATTCCATCTTCTGTTTTAGTCGAGATTTTTCTGAATTTGAAGTGTAGAAATCTTGCGTGTCAGAGTATGTTGTCCATGGATGAATGCGATTGCAAGTTCTGTGTGCAAAAGAACGGATTCTGCCGAGATTGCATGTGTCTTGTTTGCTCAAAGTTTGACATGGCATCCAATACTTGTAGTTGGGTTGGCTGTGATGTGTGTTATCATTGGTGCCATACGGATTGTGGGTTACGGGATTCTCATATCAGAAATGGGCTCAGTGTCATGGGGGCTCAAGGAACGACTGAGATGCAGTTTCACTGTATTGCCTGCGATCATCCTTCTGAGATGTTTGGCTTTGTGAAGGAAGTCTTCAAAACTTGTGCACAGGATTGGAAGGCTGAAACGCTTTCCAAGGAACTTGAATATGTGAGGAGGATCTTTCATGCCAGTGAGGATGCAAGAGGAAAGCAACTGCATGACGTTGCTGTTCAGATGTTGGTGAAACTGGAAAATAAATCCAATCTTACTGAGGTCTACAGCAGTATCATATCGTTCTTAACTG AAAGTGATTCCAAGTTTGGCAACAGTCCTTCCACCATTTCGGTAAAGGAGCTATACCAGACGAACCCAGGAGAAGGAAGCAATGGCATAGTTGGTCCAAGCCAGGAAGCTGCAAGGCTGAGGTATGCCTCAACAGAGAAAGCTCGTGCGGGGGAAAATTCAGGTAGCATTCTTCCCAGGTTTGATTGGGATCGGATGGGTAATCAAACTGGGGTCCCAGAGTTGCAACCAAAGGTCGAAAAGAGGCCTGTTGTGGATGAACTAGAGAGCATTGTGAGGATCAAACAGGCAGAGGCTGAAATGTTCCAGGCACGAGCTGATAATGCAAGAAGAGAAGCTGAAGGCCTGAAACGTATTGCAAATGCAAAAAATGAGAAGTTTGAACGAGAGCATGCGATCAGAATAAGCAAGTTATGCTTGGTTGAGGCTGAGGAAAGACGCAAACAAAAGCTGGAAGAACTTCAAGTTTTAGAAAAGGCACACCTCGAGTACTTTAATATGAAGATGAGGATGGAAACCGATATTAAAGATCTGTTGTTGAAAATGGAAGCTACAAAGCGCAACCTTCATACATGA